In Vibrio cidicii, the DNA window AACACGCTGCGCACGCCGGCGGAGGAAGTCGCCCCCTAGCCGCGGACAAAATAAGTCCGACGTTCCAGCGGCTGATGTCTCAGCAAGAGAGCACCAAGCAAAAGCGTTGCCTTTATGTGCACATTCCATTTTGTCGCGTGCGCTGTACCTTTTGTAATTTCTTCCAAAATGCGGCTAGCCGTCAGTTGGTCGATAGCTATTTCGCCGCCTTGATGGCCGAAGTTGAACTCAAAGCGGCACAGCCTTGGACGCAAAACGGCGTGTTTCATGCTGTCTATGTTGGCGGCGGAACGCCAACAGACTTATCGCCGGAACAGGTCGAGCAGCTCGGCGCAATGTTGCGCAGCCGCTTTCCATTGGCGGCTGACTGTGAAATCACTTTAGAAGGCCGAATTAACCGTTTTAGCGATGAGATGTATCAAAGTGCGCTAAAAGGAGGTTTTAACCGTTTCTCCTTTGGCGTGCAGAGCTTTGATACTTTAGTAAGACGCAGCGCCAAACGCTTGGATGACAGAGAGCAAGTGCTTTCTCGCATTAGTGAGCTGGCTGGTTACGATGAAGCGCCCATCATTGTTGATCTGCTTTACGGTTTACCGCATCAAACTGAGCAAGTGTTGCAGCAAGATCTGCAGGATTTCATCTCAACCGGTGCGCATGGTTTAGATCTGTATCAACTGGTCGTTGGTGGCAGTGCACCAATGCTTAACTTAGTGGAAAAAGGCCGTTTGCCCGCACCCGCGACCACCGCAGAGAAAGCGTCTATGTATCAATTGGGTGTTGAGTTTATGCAAGCACATCACCTCAAGCAGCTCAGTGTAAATCATTGGGCAACGGATAATCGCGAGCGCAGTTTGTACAACAGTCTGGCAAAAACCTACGCTGAAGTGTTGCCAATTGGTTGTGGAGCGGGTGGCTCGATTGGTGGTTATGGTTTGATGCAAGAGCGCCAGCTTGATCGCTATCTCGAAGCGATGAGACAGCAACGTGTGCCCTTGATGCTGGTGACAAAGCAGCACCACTTAGAGCCAATTTTTTCAGCGTTAAAATCGGGTTTTGATCGCGGTGTGCTGCAAGCCTGCCAGCTAGCTGATTTTGCTGGAATAGATACGTTTGAGTATCTGCGTCCACTGTTTGAAGTTTGGCAGCAAAAAGGGTTAATTGAGCTGAATGGGCAGAGTCTGGTGCTAACGTTAGCCGGCAGCTTTTGGGCGGTGACACTCGCTCAAGCTTGCATCCAAGTACTAAGCTCTGAGTATCAGCAGCAACAGCAGATTTACGATATTGCGCTGTAACAACAGCGCAATTTATTGAATAAACCAAGAACTTTTGGAAGCAAAATGAA includes these proteins:
- the hutW gene encoding heme anaerobic degradation radical SAM methyltransferase ChuW/HutW; this encodes MTLNLEKYDQSILGANIPDPLRFAFAQKHAAHAGGGSRPLAADKISPTFQRLMSQQESTKQKRCLYVHIPFCRVRCTFCNFFQNAASRQLVDSYFAALMAEVELKAAQPWTQNGVFHAVYVGGGTPTDLSPEQVEQLGAMLRSRFPLAADCEITLEGRINRFSDEMYQSALKGGFNRFSFGVQSFDTLVRRSAKRLDDREQVLSRISELAGYDEAPIIVDLLYGLPHQTEQVLQQDLQDFISTGAHGLDLYQLVVGGSAPMLNLVEKGRLPAPATTAEKASMYQLGVEFMQAHHLKQLSVNHWATDNRERSLYNSLAKTYAEVLPIGCGAGGSIGGYGLMQERQLDRYLEAMRQQRVPLMLVTKQHHLEPIFSALKSGFDRGVLQACQLADFAGIDTFEYLRPLFEVWQQKGLIELNGQSLVLTLAGSFWAVTLAQACIQVLSSEYQQQQQIYDIAL